Below is a genomic region from Chromatiaceae bacterium.
CGCGGATAGACGCCTACCTGCAGCTCAAGACCACGCCGAGCCAGGCGCTGCGGGGCAAGATCCTGATCGACTCCCCGGGATTCGATGCCGATGCACAGCGCACCTCGACGCTGAAGATCACCGACCACATCATCGATCTCTCCGATCTTGTGCTGGTGTTCTTCGATGCCCGCCACCCGGAACCCGGCGCCATGCGCGACACGCTCGACCACCTCGTCAGCAAGACGATCAGCCGGGCCGACTCTGGCAAGTTCCTGTACATCCTCAACCAGATCGACACCACCGCGCGCGAAGACAATCCCGAGGAGGTGGTGGCCGCCTGGCAACGCGCGCTCGGTGAACGCGGACTGACGGCCGGTCGCTTTTTCACGATCTACAACGAAGAGGCCGCAAACCCGATCACCGACGAGGCGCTGCGCCGGCGTTTCCGCGGCAAGCGCGACACCGACCTCGCCGAGATTCACGAACGCATGGAGCAGGTCGAGATCGAGCGCGCCTACCGGATCGTCGGGTCACTCGAAAAGACCGCGCGCAGCTTCGAGGAAAAGGCTGTACCCGCGGTCACGCAGATGATCGCGATGTGGCGCAAACGCACCCTGATCGGCGACCTGATCGCCGCGCTGCTGATCATCGGCGGGTTCGTGTTCGCCACGGTGCGTCTCGGGCAGTGGGATGGCCTGCATCTGAAGGCCGCCTGGTGGGACAAGATCAGCGAGTCACCGATGAGCCTCTATTTCACCGCCCTGGCGGTCTATCTCGTCTGGCTGGCGGTGCACTTCGGGGTGCGCCACCTGGCGGCGAAGTCGCTGTCTGGCACCGCCGACCGCCTGGCCCAGAAAATCGGTCTGCGCGGCAGTCTGCGCGACGCATTCCGACTCAACACCAAACCCTGGCACAGCATCTTCAGCCGCCAACCGGTGGGCTGGGGTCGGCGAAACCGGCGGCGTGTCCAGCAGGTGCTGGAGAACACCGACAACTACGTCCAGGATCTGAACGACCGTTTCACCGACCCATCGGGCCGCCCGACCCCGGAGATCTCTGCCACACCGGACGATGCGATCGATCCGCCGGAGGTACTGGACGAGACCGCGCCCGCCGCGGTACGCGCCGGCAGCAGCGACTGACACCACTGTCCGCATGCCGCGGATCGGGATCGACCTCGGTGGGACCAAGATCGAAGGGATCGTCCTGGAACGGGACGACCGGATCAGTCAGCGCCTGCGGATTGCCACCCCGGCCGGTGATTACCGTGCGACGATCGACGCGGTCGCCGGCCTGGTCCGCGACCTCGAGGTCGCACGCGGTGAACGCTGCAGCGTGGGCGTCGGGACCCCCGGCGCACCTTCACCGCAAACGGGCCGATTGCGCAACGCGAATTCGACCTGCCTGAACGACCGACCGATCGAGCACGATCTCGCGATGGCGCTCGACAGACCGATCCGTATCGCCAACGACGCCGATTGCTTCACATTGTCGGAGGCCGCCGACGGCGCCGCGGTCGATGCATCCTGCGTCTTCGGGGTGATCGTCGGCACCGGGACCGGTGGCGGGATCGTGGTGCGCGGCGAACTGTTGAACGGCCCCAATGCGATTGCCGGCGAGTGGGGTCACAACCCGCTCCCCTGGGCCGATCCCGATGAGACGCCCGGGCCACGCTGTTACTGCGGGAAGCACGGCTGCATCGAGACCTTTCTGTCCGGCCCCGGGATGGCACTCGACTTCGCACAGCACGGTGGCGAACGGCACTCGGCGATCGAGATCGTCCGCCTCGCGGATGCCGGCGATGCGCGCGCACTGGACTGTGTACGACGCTACGTAGACCGGATGGCGCGCAGTCTGGCCAGTGTCATCAATCTGCTCGATCCGGACGTGATCGTGCTGGGCGGCGGCATGTCGAACATCAGCCGGCTGTATCACAGCGTGCCGCAACGATGGGTGCGCTACGTGTTCTCCGACGTCGTCCGCACCCGGCTGATACCCCCGATGCACGGCGACAGCAGCGGCGTGCGCGGTGCGGCCCGCCTCTGGCC
It encodes:
- a CDS encoding dynamin family protein; the protein is MRAAGPVIETRLKHLEAHLEQENPVLLNAVQSFRELDTVAYKMGLFDAEQSFATQIPWWPLISVLGTFSAGKSTFINHYIGDRLQRSGNQAVDDKFTVLCFSSHATTHALPGVALDSDPRFPFYKISGEIEKVAAGEGSRIDAYLQLKTTPSQALRGKILIDSPGFDADAQRTSTLKITDHIIDLSDLVLVFFDARHPEPGAMRDTLDHLVSKTISRADSGKFLYILNQIDTTAREDNPEEVVAAWQRALGERGLTAGRFFTIYNEEAANPITDEALRRRFRGKRDTDLAEIHERMEQVEIERAYRIVGSLEKTARSFEEKAVPAVTQMIAMWRKRTLIGDLIAALLIIGGFVFATVRLGQWDGLHLKAAWWDKISESPMSLYFTALAVYLVWLAVHFGVRHLAAKSLSGTADRLAQKIGLRGSLRDAFRLNTKPWHSIFSRQPVGWGRRNRRRVQQVLENTDNYVQDLNDRFTDPSGRPTPEISATPDDAIDPPEVLDETAPAAVRAGSSD
- a CDS encoding ROK family protein; its protein translation is MPRIGIDLGGTKIEGIVLERDDRISQRLRIATPAGDYRATIDAVAGLVRDLEVARGERCSVGVGTPGAPSPQTGRLRNANSTCLNDRPIEHDLAMALDRPIRIANDADCFTLSEAADGAAVDASCVFGVIVGTGTGGGIVVRGELLNGPNAIAGEWGHNPLPWADPDETPGPRCYCGKHGCIETFLSGPGMALDFAQHGGERHSAIEIVRLADAGDARALDCVRRYVDRMARSLASVINLLDPDVIVLGGGMSNISRLYHSVPQRWVRYVFSDVVRTRLIPPMHGDSSGVRGAARLWPAE